A window of Pseudomonas denitrificans (nom. rej.) genomic DNA:
TGGTCCTCTCCGGGCACCTGACGGTGTACCTGGGGTCGCTGGACAACCAGCCGGTGAGCACCCTGCATCCGGGTGACTGCGCCGGCGAGATCAGTTTCATCGACAGCGACCATCCTTCGGCCTATGTCGTAGCCAGCGAACCGACCACCGTCCTGCGTCTGCACCGCGAAGCGCTGATCGGCCTGTTCGAGCACTCCCCGCAGGTGATGCAGAACCTTCTCTCGGTGCTTTGCGAGCGGGTGCGCGAAGGCAACCGGATCATTCTCGACACCGAGCAGAACGCCAACATCGACACCCTCACCGGGCTGTTCAACCGGCGCTGGCTGGAGCACATCTACGACCGCGAGAGCACGCGCTGTGCCTTCAACGAGCAACCCATGTGCATGCTCATGCTCGATGTCGACCACTTCAAGAACTACAACGACGAGCACGGCCACCTGGCCGGCGACTACGCGCTGTGCCTGGTCGCCCATACACTGCGCAGCCAGCTGCGGCCCAAGGACAGCATGGCTCGCTATGGCGGCGAGGAGTTCGTCATCCTGCTGCCGGAAATCGCCATCGATGAGGCCCGGCGCATCGGCAATCGCCTGCGCCAGAGCCTGGAGCAGGTCGCCTCCTTCTACTCGCCGGTGGGCGTGCTGCCCGGTGTCACCGTGTCCCTGGGGCTGGCCGAGATGGACATCCAGGAAAACCTGCCGAGCCTGATCCTGCGGGCAGACAGCGCCCTCTACCAGGCCAAGCAGAAGGGCCGCAACTGCCTCTGCGGCTGAGGCCGCTTCCCTTCACCTGCCCTTCTGTTAGATTGCGCCCCAGCAAGAAAACCAATAACAAAGCTGGGAAGCTGACATGCGCAAACTGCTGATCATCCTGCTCGTCCTGCTGGCCGTTGGCCTGGGGATCTTCTTCAACCTGCCGGGCTACATGGACCGCAAGATGAACACCGTGGCCAGCCCGCCGCCCTACCCCGCCTCGCCGCAGGCCCAGGCGCTGCACCAGACCCTGTTCGTCGCCGACCTGCACGACGACGCCCTGCTCTGGGACCGCAACCTGCTGGACCGCCACGACCACGGCCACACCGACCTGCCACGTCTGCTCGAAGGTCATGTCGGCCTGCAGGTATTCTCCACCGTCACCAAGACCCCGCGCGGCCTGAACTACGAAAGCAACAGCGCCGACAGCGACAACATCACCCCGCTGGTCATTGCCCAGCGCTGGCCGGCACGCACCTGGAACAGCCTGCTCGAACGCGCGCTCTACCAGGGCGAACTGCTGGACAAGGCCGCCGCCGACAGCCAGGGCAAGCTCACCCTGGTGCGCAGCCGCGACGACCTCACCCGCTACCTCGCGGCCTGGCAGAAAGACCCGAAGCAGCTCGCCGCCGTGCTCGCCACCGAAGGCCTGCACCCGCTCGAAGGCAAGCTCGGGAACATCGACCGCATGTACGACGCGGGCTTCCGCATCATGGGGCTGACCCATTTCTTCGACAACGAAGTCGGCGGCTCCGCCCACGGCCTGAAGAAAGGCGGCCTGACCGCATTCGGCCGCGAGGTCATCCCGCGCCTGGAAGACAGGAAAATGCTGATCGACCTGGCCCACGCCTCGCGCCCGCTGATCGACGACGTGCTGGCCATTGCCAGGCGCCCGGTGATCGTTTCCCACACCGGCGTCGCCGGTACCTGCCCCGGCCCGCGCAACCTGACCGACGCCCACCTGCGCGGCATCGCCAACACGGGTGGGGTGATCGGCATCGGTTACTGGGACGGCGCGGTCTGCGAAACCTCGGTGGAGGCCATCGTCAAGGCCATGCGCTACGCCGCCGACAAGGTAGGCGTCGAGCACGTGGCGCTGGGTTCGGACTTCGACGGCGCGGTGAATGCGCCCTTCGACACCACCGGCCTCGCGCAACTGACGCAAGGCCTGGCGAAAGCCGGCTTCAGCGACCGGGACATCGCCGCCATCATGGGCGGAAACGTCCGCCGGCTGCTGCTGGAGAACCTTCCGTAGCCCAAGTCAATAGGCAGAATGCCCGTGGCACTTCGCCCTGCGGGCATCTTGCATTACACTGGCGGCCGTTCATTCCTTAACCAGTACGAGACCAACGTGCTCAAAGCACTCAAGAAAATCTTCAGCAAGGGTGATGGCGAGCAGCCCGTCACCACGCCGGCAGCCCCCGCACCCGCTGCCTCCCAGCCCGCCCCGAGCGGCGAAAAGCGTCCGCGCAAACCGCGCAATCCGCGCCCCGAAGGCGACAACGGCGAGAAGCCGGCCCGCGGCCCGAAGAGCGACAAACCCCGCGCCGAGCGTTCCGACAAAGGCGAACGCGGCGAAAAACGCGAGCACGCGCCGAAGCAGGAGCATGCCAAGGCCGAGGGTGCCGACAAGCCCCGCGAGCCGAAACCGCGCCGCGAGCGCAAGCCGCGCCCGCCGGTGGTGGACAACTGGAAGCTGGAAGACTTCGTGGTCGAGCCGGCCGAAGGCAAGACGCGCTTCCACGACTTCAACCTCGACCCGCGCCTGATGCACGCCATCCATGACCTGGGCTTCCCGTACTGCACGCCGATCCAGGCACAGGTACTGGGCTTCACCCTGCGTGGCCAGGACGCCATCGGCCGCGCCCAGACCGGCACCGGCAAGACCGCCGCGTTCCTCATCTCGATCATCACCCAGCTGCTGCAGACCCCGCCGCCCAAAGAGCGCTACATGGGCGAGCCGCGTGCGCTGATCATCGCGCCGACCCGCGAGCTGGTGGTGCAGATCGCCAACGACGCCCTCGGCCTGGCCAAGTACACCGGCCTGAATGTCATGAGCTTCGTCGGCGGCATGGACTTCGACAAGCAGCTCAAGACCCTGGAATCGCGCTTCTGCGACATCCTGGTCGCCACCCCCGGCCGCCTGCTGGACTTCAACCAGCGCGGCGAGGTGCACCTGGACATGGTCGAGGTGATGGTGCTGGACGAAGCTGACCGCATGCTCGACATGGGCTTCATCCCGCAGGTCCGCCAGATCATCCGCCAGACCCCGTACAAGGGCGAGCGCCAGACCCTGCTGTTCTCCGCCACCTTCACCGACGACGTGATGAACCTGGCCAAGCAGTGGACCGTCGACCCGGCCATCGTCGAGATCGAGCCGGAAAACGTCGCCAGCGATACCGTCGAGCAGCACGTCTATGCCGTTGCCGGCAGCGACAAGTACAAGCTGCTGTACAACCTGATCGCGCAGAACGACTGGACCCGCGTGATGGTCTTCGCCAACCGCAAGGACGAGGTGCGTCGCATCGAGGAACGCCTGACCAAGGACGGCATCAGCGCCGCCCAGATGTCCGGCGACGTGCCGCAGCACAAGCG
This region includes:
- a CDS encoding GGDEF domain-containing protein, which codes for MKAAQWKEDIRQLQHLRLFQNVAAANLQQLLKDFRACELERGEILLSPFNRNHFLYMVLSGHLTVYLGSLDNQPVSTLHPGDCAGEISFIDSDHPSAYVVASEPTTVLRLHREALIGLFEHSPQVMQNLLSVLCERVREGNRIILDTEQNANIDTLTGLFNRRWLEHIYDRESTRCAFNEQPMCMLMLDVDHFKNYNDEHGHLAGDYALCLVAHTLRSQLRPKDSMARYGGEEFVILLPEIAIDEARRIGNRLRQSLEQVASFYSPVGVLPGVTVSLGLAEMDIQENLPSLILRADSALYQAKQKGRNCLCG
- a CDS encoding dipeptidase, whose translation is MRKLLIILLVLLAVGLGIFFNLPGYMDRKMNTVASPPPYPASPQAQALHQTLFVADLHDDALLWDRNLLDRHDHGHTDLPRLLEGHVGLQVFSTVTKTPRGLNYESNSADSDNITPLVIAQRWPARTWNSLLERALYQGELLDKAAADSQGKLTLVRSRDDLTRYLAAWQKDPKQLAAVLATEGLHPLEGKLGNIDRMYDAGFRIMGLTHFFDNEVGGSAHGLKKGGLTAFGREVIPRLEDRKMLIDLAHASRPLIDDVLAIARRPVIVSHTGVAGTCPGPRNLTDAHLRGIANTGGVIGIGYWDGAVCETSVEAIVKAMRYAADKVGVEHVALGSDFDGAVNAPFDTTGLAQLTQGLAKAGFSDRDIAAIMGGNVRRLLLENLP
- the rhlB gene encoding ATP-dependent RNA helicase RhlB; the protein is MLKALKKIFSKGDGEQPVTTPAAPAPAASQPAPSGEKRPRKPRNPRPEGDNGEKPARGPKSDKPRAERSDKGERGEKREHAPKQEHAKAEGADKPREPKPRRERKPRPPVVDNWKLEDFVVEPAEGKTRFHDFNLDPRLMHAIHDLGFPYCTPIQAQVLGFTLRGQDAIGRAQTGTGKTAAFLISIITQLLQTPPPKERYMGEPRALIIAPTRELVVQIANDALGLAKYTGLNVMSFVGGMDFDKQLKTLESRFCDILVATPGRLLDFNQRGEVHLDMVEVMVLDEADRMLDMGFIPQVRQIIRQTPYKGERQTLLFSATFTDDVMNLAKQWTVDPAIVEIEPENVASDTVEQHVYAVAGSDKYKLLYNLIAQNDWTRVMVFANRKDEVRRIEERLTKDGISAAQMSGDVPQHKRIKVLEGFREGKIRVLVATDVAGRGIHVDGISHVINFTLPEDPDDYVHRIGRTGRAGSTGTSISFAGEDDAFALPPIEELLGRKINCEMPPTELLKPVPRKH